In Methanobacterium petrolearium, the following proteins share a genomic window:
- a CDS encoding DUF530 domain-containing protein, which translates to MNESVLIGRSERFLDQIKRKIISIDDIQETEEFFKLYNYLKSNMNTLQDMRENMEMKGYTAPYRSINKYGRTPSAEVKAEDMYDISRHSQYFRMNAAAKKNILDRVKSAMSSHRIAIGHLEEFVTIECESCHKKYRGHEISEFSQKQCECGETNLKLHINHDGVYRLEIIPFLPLSGDYMVKLSQLSPLSRKAFRSMVRILKQEKRGIVKTVTLVIKVMEDGRWVRKRVIIDADDEGNYEKEIRKQYGSNARIELMQFHRKKPSIINDKHVQTALSLGYVKHAETQILQFLPELLEKSLHDKSKVDIYHDSLNVALKKANKLDTGEDPETLQKMFLNRELEEKGLLNSEGVPPESFRKDLNKKEKIEKCLFQEIPRIYILWDLLHYYLTTSYDRRNKYSGPFPYLRPGLDSNQIKAFQDFHVEAVKIIQEYLDEKIEYIPRMAEVLSSKFSVEKKMKGLHLQMGPAMGAAILSTKGGLSVENSARVFSVDREDVAKEEENLSTLQPVSNKAKRFMEMMKK; encoded by the coding sequence ATGAACGAATCTGTACTCATAGGTAGATCCGAACGTTTTCTGGACCAGATCAAAAGAAAAATAATATCAATTGATGATATTCAGGAAACAGAAGAGTTTTTCAAGCTTTACAATTATTTAAAAAGCAACATGAATACTCTGCAGGATATGCGTGAGAATATGGAAATGAAGGGATACACTGCACCCTATCGTTCCATTAACAAGTATGGCCGTACACCTTCTGCAGAGGTGAAGGCAGAAGACATGTACGATATCAGCCGTCACAGCCAGTACTTCCGGATGAACGCCGCTGCCAAGAAAAACATCCTGGACCGGGTTAAATCAGCTATGAGTTCCCACCGTATTGCAATTGGACATTTAGAAGAATTCGTAACCATAGAATGTGAATCATGCCACAAAAAATACAGGGGCCATGAAATATCAGAGTTCAGCCAGAAGCAGTGTGAATGTGGAGAAACTAATCTGAAATTGCACATAAACCATGATGGTGTTTATCGTCTGGAAATCATTCCATTCTTACCTCTTTCAGGGGATTATATGGTTAAATTATCCCAACTGAGCCCATTAAGTAGGAAAGCATTCCGCAGTATGGTGCGTATTTTAAAACAGGAAAAAAGGGGCATAGTTAAGACAGTGACCCTGGTAATTAAGGTGATGGAAGATGGTAGGTGGGTGAGGAAACGGGTGATCATTGATGCTGATGATGAGGGAAACTATGAAAAAGAGATCAGAAAGCAGTATGGTTCCAACGCCCGTATAGAGTTGATGCAGTTTCACCGGAAAAAACCTTCCATAATCAATGATAAGCATGTGCAAACTGCCCTTTCACTGGGTTATGTTAAGCATGCAGAAACCCAGATCCTCCAGTTTTTACCAGAATTACTTGAAAAATCCTTACATGATAAAAGTAAAGTTGATATCTACCATGATTCTTTAAATGTTGCCTTAAAAAAGGCCAATAAATTAGACACTGGTGAAGATCCTGAAACATTACAGAAAATGTTTTTAAACAGGGAACTGGAGGAAAAGGGACTTCTAAATTCTGAAGGTGTTCCCCCGGAAAGTTTCAGGAAAGATTTGAATAAAAAAGAGAAAATTGAAAAATGCCTATTTCAGGAGATTCCCAGGATCTACATCCTCTGGGATCTCTTGCATTACTATTTAACCACCTCTTATGATCGTAGGAATAAATATTCAGGGCCATTTCCCTACCTTCGCCCGGGACTGGATTCTAATCAGATTAAAGCTTTCCAGGATTTCCATGTGGAAGCAGTAAAGATCATTCAGGAGTATCTGGATGAAAAAATTGAGTACATACCCCGCATGGCAGAGGTACTGTCCAGTAAGTTCTCAGTTGAAAAGAAGATGAAAGGTCTTCATCTGCAGATGGGACCGGCCATGGGCGCTGCCATTCTTTCCACCAAGGGAGGTTTATCTGTTGAAAATTCTGCCAGGGTATTTTCTGTAGATCGTGAAGATGTTGCAAAAGAAGAAGAAAACCTCAGTACTTTACAACCGGTTAGTAACAAAGCCAAAAGATTTATGGAAATGATGAAAAAATAG
- the metG gene encoding methionine--tRNA ligase, translating to MVEDSNKVFITCALPYANGPCHLGHLRSTYIPADIYARYHRMKGTDVLFVCATDEHGTPIAVQAEKEGVPPLEIATRNYELIKKDLESCNISFDNFSRTTDHLHYEISQNFFLNLYENNYIYPKTIEQLYCPECERFLPDRYVEGICPQCNAEGARGDHCETCGRHLEPVQLVEPRCLICDTTPEVRESNQYYFRLSNFQDQLKESIEGNTTLPANVRNYAMQWINEGLKDWILTRDMDWGIPVPLEDAKGKIIYVWGEAFLGYISSAAQWARRVDQTWEPYWDDRAVHFIGKDIIYHHSIFWQALLMAYGCKLPYNIIAGEYLSLEGKKMSTSKNWVIWASDFMEKFDCDLLRYYLVANAPLTRDTDFSWDDFQRRVNDELADVVGNFMHRTFSFTHRFFEGKIPQPGPLNEYDQEVEFQIKSTPKIVGEHIENFNFREGLKAIVKLAKLGNKYFNDQEPWKAVKEDPERAATCLYLCNQLAKVISVIITPYLPGKSHEMREILGLIDDSLEWEDSAQFIPAKTAINKAKPLFAKIEDNIIQKEKDDLYNNLEETTTMKKIISIEDFVKLDLRVGKIIGAEKVEKSDKLLKLMVDVKDKKLQIVAGLATNYSPQDILNKKVIVLANLKPAKLFGIKSEGMLLAADDSLSLLTAPDADVGEGIR from the coding sequence TTGGTTGAAGATTCAAATAAAGTTTTTATCACCTGTGCACTGCCCTACGCCAATGGTCCCTGTCACCTGGGACATCTGCGTTCCACTTACATCCCAGCAGATATCTATGCCAGATACCATCGGATGAAAGGCACTGATGTACTGTTTGTATGTGCCACAGATGAGCATGGGACACCCATAGCAGTTCAGGCAGAGAAAGAAGGTGTACCTCCACTGGAGATCGCAACCAGAAATTACGAACTGATTAAAAAAGACCTGGAATCCTGCAATATCTCTTTTGATAATTTTTCACGTACCACCGACCATTTACATTATGAAATTTCCCAGAACTTCTTTTTAAACCTTTATGAGAATAATTACATTTATCCCAAGACCATTGAACAACTTTACTGTCCTGAATGTGAAAGATTCCTCCCTGACCGTTACGTGGAGGGTATTTGCCCCCAGTGCAATGCTGAAGGAGCACGGGGAGACCACTGTGAAACCTGTGGAAGACACCTGGAACCAGTACAACTTGTTGAACCCCGCTGCTTAATATGTGATACCACTCCAGAAGTGAGGGAATCCAACCAGTACTACTTCCGTTTAAGCAACTTCCAGGATCAGTTAAAGGAATCCATTGAAGGTAACACTACATTGCCAGCAAATGTCCGTAATTATGCCATGCAATGGATCAATGAAGGATTGAAAGACTGGATCCTCACCAGAGACATGGATTGGGGTATCCCTGTCCCATTGGAGGATGCAAAAGGTAAAATCATTTATGTCTGGGGTGAAGCATTCCTGGGGTACATCTCCTCAGCAGCACAATGGGCCCGCAGAGTTGATCAGACATGGGAACCCTACTGGGATGACCGGGCAGTGCACTTCATTGGTAAAGACATCATCTACCATCACAGCATATTCTGGCAGGCCCTGCTCATGGCTTATGGCTGTAAACTACCCTACAACATCATAGCCGGAGAATACCTGTCCCTGGAAGGAAAAAAAATGTCAACCAGTAAGAACTGGGTGATATGGGCCTCTGACTTCATGGAAAAATTCGATTGTGATCTTTTAAGATATTATCTGGTGGCCAATGCACCCCTCACCCGGGATACTGATTTTTCCTGGGATGATTTCCAGCGCAGAGTCAACGATGAACTGGCAGATGTGGTGGGAAACTTCATGCACCGTACTTTTTCATTCACCCACCGCTTTTTTGAGGGAAAAATACCCCAACCCGGCCCCCTGAATGAATATGACCAGGAAGTAGAATTCCAAATCAAATCAACACCCAAAATTGTTGGTGAACATATTGAAAACTTCAATTTCCGGGAAGGTTTAAAGGCCATAGTCAAATTGGCTAAACTGGGTAACAAGTACTTCAATGACCAGGAACCATGGAAAGCAGTTAAAGAAGATCCTGAAAGGGCTGCTACCTGCCTTTACCTGTGTAATCAGCTGGCAAAAGTCATCAGTGTTATCATCACCCCCTACCTACCAGGCAAATCCCATGAAATGAGGGAAATCCTGGGCTTAATTGATGATAGCCTTGAATGGGAGGATTCTGCTCAGTTCATCCCTGCAAAAACCGCCATTAATAAAGCTAAACCATTATTTGCAAAAATTGAAGATAACATCATCCAGAAAGAAAAGGATGACCTGTATAATAATTTAGAGGAGACAACTACTATGAAAAAGATTATAAGTATTGAAGACTTCGTTAAACTGGATTTAAGAGTTGGAAAAATCATTGGGGCTGAAAAAGTAGAAAAATCAGACAAACTACTGAAGCTCATGGTGGATGTGAAGGATAAAAAGTTGCAGATTGTGGCTGGCCTGGCCACCAATTACTCCCCACAAGACATATTAAATAAGAAAGTGATTGTCCTGGCGAACTTGAAACCAGCCAAACTCTTCGGCATAAAATCAGAGGGAATGCTCCTAGCAGCAGATGATAGTCTTTCACTTTTAACTGCTCCTGATGCAGATGTAGGGGAAGGAATAAGATAA
- a CDS encoding DNA primase: protein MVSISFLNPLSPEGKDIVRELGSFEGISQDIPELRSIVTHNPSQEIADDDEIPSNYLELALKRMEWYIKKKNDREFNGRRYAFLSDSAITKYDVISFYLLCQAIGVKFGPNSRETRVMVEAQGDLVRERLGKLHVDEGKMMVEQSLQLLLADDTVHWTFFEELLSSRKIRLTDLILDQGELILDQEDFIQRFGPKIKHRNPESMYQLLIGDKLKELIMVKLIMQETEDYIKQVHEKARIMVEPNPILLQLADQVAEVLSEPMQRYGYGSGSGAGGGPMKIGPLNALAFPPCVKKAMEGIKSGGRNDAIVLFMTPFISYARLYPDVFRMNITKRVSDQDPNLEIVENEILPLIYEAAQNCVPPLFDDQPQEKVNINAKLGFGMHSSLKMEHEGETTWYTPMSCEKIKLHLPHLCHPDDVCKKIGNPLSYYNRMIWEVRRQEKESSEDGQGNTDNGNENLTEGKAEQDSKSVNGNQFGDETQGED, encoded by the coding sequence ATGGTTTCCATCTCTTTTTTAAACCCCCTATCTCCAGAAGGAAAAGACATAGTAAGGGAACTGGGAAGTTTTGAAGGCATATCTCAGGATATACCCGAACTGAGAAGTATTGTAACCCATAATCCATCCCAGGAAATAGCAGATGATGATGAAATACCCTCAAACTATTTGGAACTGGCCTTAAAAAGGATGGAATGGTATATTAAGAAAAAGAATGATAGGGAATTCAACGGCCGCAGATACGCTTTTTTATCTGATTCAGCCATTACCAAGTACGATGTAATCTCTTTTTATCTTCTCTGCCAGGCTATAGGAGTAAAATTCGGACCTAACTCCCGCGAAACCAGGGTCATGGTGGAGGCCCAGGGGGATCTGGTTCGGGAAAGACTGGGAAAGCTTCACGTTGATGAAGGTAAGATGATGGTGGAACAATCCCTGCAACTGCTCCTGGCAGATGACACTGTGCACTGGACTTTCTTTGAGGAACTTCTAAGTTCACGAAAAATCCGGCTCACAGACCTTATCCTTGACCAGGGAGAGTTAATACTGGATCAGGAAGATTTCATCCAAAGATTCGGACCAAAAATTAAGCACCGAAACCCAGAAAGCATGTACCAGCTTTTAATCGGTGACAAACTCAAGGAACTCATCATGGTCAAACTCATCATGCAGGAAACTGAGGATTACATTAAACAGGTCCATGAAAAAGCCAGAATAATGGTGGAACCCAACCCCATCCTACTGCAACTGGCAGATCAGGTGGCTGAGGTTCTATCTGAACCAATGCAACGTTATGGTTATGGTTCGGGTAGTGGGGCTGGTGGCGGTCCTATGAAGATCGGACCATTAAATGCACTGGCTTTCCCACCCTGCGTCAAAAAAGCCATGGAAGGCATAAAATCTGGGGGAAGGAACGATGCCATCGTACTGTTCATGACACCCTTTATTTCATATGCCCGACTGTATCCTGATGTATTCAGGATGAACATCACCAAAAGGGTGTCTGATCAGGATCCCAACCTGGAAATAGTGGAAAATGAGATTCTACCCTTGATTTATGAGGCTGCCCAGAATTGTGTACCCCCATTATTTGATGATCAACCCCAGGAAAAGGTAAACATCAATGCCAAGTTGGGTTTTGGAATGCACTCCTCTCTTAAAATGGAACATGAGGGTGAAACCACCTGGTACACCCCCATGAGTTGTGAGAAGATCAAACTGCACCTCCCCCATCTCTGCCACCCAGATGATGTTTGTAAGAAGATCGGTAACCCCTTAAGCTATTATAACCGGATGATATGGGAAGTGAGGCGTCAGGAAAAAGAAAGTTCTGAGGATGGGCAGGGGAACACTGATAATGGTAATGAAAACCTTACTGAAGGTAAAGCAGAGCAAGACAGTAAATCTGTCAATGGGAATCAGTTTGGTGATGAAACTCAGGGGGAGGACTAG
- the katG gene encoding catalase/peroxidase HPI, with protein MDEKSKKPAMSGTTNIDWWPNQLNLDILRQHCSESNPMDEDFNYAQEFVSLDFEALKKDLHDLMTESQDWWPADFGHYGPLLIRMAWHSAGTYRVGDGRGGGGSGNQRFPPLNSWPDNANLDKARRLLWPIKQKYGRKISWADLMILAGNVALESMGFKTFGFGGGREDIWEGEKDVYWGSEKEWLGGKRTDRDLDNPLAALEMGLIYVNPEGPHGKPDPIAAAHDIRESFARMAMNDEETVALIAGGHAFGKTHGAGDPENVGPEPEAAPIEEQGLGWKSSFGTGKGDDTITGGPEVIWTNTPTKWDNNFFRILFEFEWELTQSPAGAYQWRPKGEAGKDTVPDPHDSPKRRTPGMLTTDLSLRFDPAYEKISRHFYENPDELAEAFARAWFKLTHRDMGPKTRYLGPEVPDEDLIWQDPIPAVNHELVDEEDINNLKSQILASNLSVSELVSTAWASASTFRGSDKRGGANGARIRLAPQKDWEVNQPDQLTKVLKVLESIQKEFNQAQSGNKKISLADIIVLAGCAGVEQAAENAGYDVTVPFTPGRMDALQDETDVEAFTPLEPVADGFRNYLKTQTMFRAEEMLVDKAQLLTLTLPEMTVLLGGLRVLNTNFEGSQHGVFTQKPEALTNDFFVNLLDMKTEWSASSAEDNVFEGRDRGTGEHKWTGTRVDLIFGSNSELRAVAEVYACEDSQEKFLQDFIMAWDKVMNLDRFELA; from the coding sequence ATGGATGAAAAAAGCAAAAAACCTGCTATGAGTGGTACTACAAACATTGACTGGTGGCCCAACCAGTTGAATCTGGACATCCTGCGCCAGCATTGTTCTGAGTCCAATCCCATGGATGAAGATTTCAACTATGCTCAAGAATTTGTGAGTCTTGATTTCGAGGCCCTGAAGAAAGACCTTCATGACCTTATGACAGAGTCACAGGACTGGTGGCCAGCGGATTTTGGTCACTACGGACCGTTACTCATCCGTATGGCATGGCACAGTGCAGGCACATACCGTGTAGGAGACGGCCGCGGAGGTGGAGGCAGTGGTAATCAACGCTTCCCACCATTAAACAGTTGGCCAGACAATGCCAACCTCGACAAAGCACGCCGACTGCTCTGGCCCATCAAACAAAAGTACGGCAGGAAAATTTCCTGGGCAGACCTGATGATACTTGCCGGCAACGTGGCCCTGGAATCCATGGGTTTTAAGACCTTTGGTTTTGGTGGCGGACGTGAAGATATCTGGGAAGGAGAAAAAGACGTATACTGGGGTTCAGAGAAGGAATGGCTTGGAGGCAAGCGTACCGATCGTGACCTCGACAATCCACTCGCAGCCCTGGAGATGGGTTTGATCTATGTAAACCCAGAAGGCCCACACGGTAAACCAGACCCCATAGCAGCAGCCCATGACATCAGGGAAAGTTTTGCTCGGATGGCAATGAACGATGAGGAAACAGTAGCCCTCATTGCCGGTGGCCACGCCTTCGGTAAAACCCATGGTGCAGGTGATCCTGAGAATGTGGGACCAGAACCAGAGGCCGCCCCAATCGAAGAACAGGGATTAGGCTGGAAGAGTAGTTTCGGCACTGGTAAAGGTGATGACACGATTACTGGTGGCCCAGAAGTTATCTGGACCAACACCCCCACTAAATGGGACAACAACTTCTTCCGGATCCTGTTTGAATTCGAATGGGAACTAACTCAGAGCCCAGCCGGTGCCTACCAGTGGAGGCCGAAAGGTGAAGCAGGCAAAGATACCGTACCTGATCCCCATGACTCACCCAAACGTCGCACCCCTGGAATGCTCACCACAGACCTCTCGCTACGATTCGACCCAGCATATGAAAAGATTTCACGACACTTCTATGAGAACCCGGACGAACTTGCAGAAGCATTTGCCAGAGCATGGTTCAAATTAACCCACCGTGATATGGGCCCCAAGACACGTTACCTTGGTCCCGAGGTACCAGACGAGGATCTCATCTGGCAGGACCCAATCCCAGCAGTCAACCATGAACTAGTCGATGAAGAAGACATCAATAACCTAAAATCCCAGATACTAGCTTCTAACCTGTCAGTTTCAGAACTGGTTTCCACAGCCTGGGCTTCAGCATCAACCTTCCGTGGTTCAGACAAACGTGGAGGTGCCAACGGTGCCCGCATACGCCTGGCACCCCAGAAGGACTGGGAAGTCAACCAACCAGACCAGCTAACCAAAGTGCTAAAAGTACTTGAAAGTATTCAAAAAGAATTTAACCAGGCTCAATCTGGCAACAAGAAGATTTCACTGGCTGATATCATTGTTTTGGCAGGTTGTGCTGGTGTTGAACAGGCCGCCGAAAATGCTGGCTATGATGTAACTGTACCATTCACACCCGGACGCATGGACGCACTACAGGACGAAACCGATGTGGAAGCCTTTACCCCACTTGAACCAGTTGCAGATGGATTCCGAAACTATTTGAAGACTCAAACCATGTTCAGAGCCGAAGAGATGCTGGTGGACAAGGCACAACTTTTAACTTTGACACTTCCAGAGATGACGGTTCTCCTTGGTGGCTTACGTGTCTTGAATACCAACTTCGAAGGGTCCCAGCATGGTGTTTTCACTCAAAAGCCTGAGGCACTTACCAATGATTTCTTTGTGAACTTGCTGGATATGAAAACTGAATGGAGTGCATCCTCAGCCGAAGATAATGTCTTTGAAGGACGGGATCGAGGAACCGGAGAACATAAGTGGACTGGTACTCGTGTTGATCTCATCTTTGGTTCAAACTCTGAGCTCAGGGCAGTGGCAGAAGTCTATGCATGCGAAGATTCCCAGGAAAAGTTCTTACAGGACTTTATAATGGCATGGGACAAAGTCATGAACCTGGACCGGTTTGAACTGGCCTAA
- the priS gene encoding DNA primase catalytic subunit PriS, protein MELKPANPNERRQYYREEWNVKNLPDFILKSLIQREFGFDHMGRGPNDRYRVFQNTDFLRKFMRYRAPFAAYSSVAFYHKPRRRDGWIKAELVFDVDAKDIPIRSCGCDNVCEICLNQAKDIVHGLVDTLKGDLGLSDIHVVYSGRGYHIRVLDDLVTGVDSDVRSQIVKYLVGSDVPRSEYSLAGMKYNLEHFTIPFGYPLVFTNRVKQAILALDPFMEMDGVNDKLIRDAIKHKDFVDAGEWGIFRSKIGPIRYSKLIKGIASLNLTLVDAKVSIDLKRILRLPSSLHSGVSMKCTEIKNLETFDPFKDAVPKFVYERKD, encoded by the coding sequence ATGGAGTTGAAACCTGCAAACCCCAATGAACGACGCCAGTACTACCGGGAAGAGTGGAATGTTAAGAATCTTCCTGATTTTATCCTTAAATCCCTCATTCAAAGGGAATTTGGTTTTGATCATATGGGCAGGGGGCCCAACGACCGTTACCGGGTATTTCAGAATACCGATTTTTTGAGGAAGTTCATGCGCTACCGTGCACCCTTTGCAGCCTATTCTTCAGTGGCCTTCTACCATAAACCAAGAAGACGGGATGGATGGATAAAGGCAGAACTGGTTTTTGATGTTGATGCCAAGGACATACCCATCAGATCATGTGGCTGTGACAATGTATGTGAGATCTGTTTAAACCAGGCCAAAGATATTGTCCATGGATTGGTGGATACACTTAAAGGTGACCTGGGTCTTTCAGATATTCATGTGGTGTATTCTGGACGCGGATATCACATAAGAGTCCTGGATGATCTGGTAACAGGGGTTGACAGTGATGTACGTAGCCAGATCGTTAAATATTTAGTGGGTTCAGATGTTCCACGTAGTGAATACTCCCTCGCCGGGATGAAATACAACCTTGAACACTTTACAATTCCCTTCGGTTATCCGCTGGTATTCACTAACCGGGTAAAACAGGCCATATTAGCACTGGATCCTTTCATGGAAATGGATGGAGTTAATGATAAACTGATTCGTGATGCCATAAAGCACAAAGATTTTGTAGATGCTGGGGAGTGGGGCATCTTCCGCAGTAAAATAGGACCCATACGTTATTCAAAACTGATAAAAGGTATTGCATCATTGAACCTCACCTTAGTCGATGCCAAGGTTTCCATAGATCTTAAAAGGATCCTTAGACTGCCATCATCTCTCCACTCCGGGGTCAGTATGAAGTGTACAGAGATAAAGAACCTGGAAACCTTTGATCCTTTTAAAGACGCTGTTCCTAAGTTTGTTTATGAACGAAAGGATTAA